One genomic region from Deinococcus ruber encodes:
- a CDS encoding type II secretion system protein, with the protein MAAQITYGSEHNGLAAKNVAMLANADVSEQCSGVQVGEDWQVTAAGLGTGGSNGIGVGGSNDAFQVWSQRAVPCTCTTAMPVRVSVSSTERPMTPWRQEKSPSSMQSAVRAARRVRGFTLLELLAVLAIIGILAAVLIPNLIGLRKRPHDLEALQCGSAIVTAQITYESEHQGVAADRLDQLKTRDVSGACRKVQVAGLNELTAQDVEGTNNLSSSGASDGLYAFKVWSAEGTGMFVYDRWTGQRFARVASVFLH; encoded by the coding sequence GTGGCGGCGCAGATCACGTATGGAAGCGAGCACAATGGACTGGCTGCGAAGAACGTGGCGATGCTCGCCAATGCCGATGTGAGCGAGCAGTGTAGTGGCGTGCAGGTGGGCGAGGACTGGCAGGTGACGGCGGCGGGCCTCGGGACCGGGGGCAGCAATGGCATTGGGGTGGGCGGGTCGAACGACGCCTTTCAGGTGTGGTCGCAGCGGGCAGTGCCATGTACGTGTACAACCGCGATGCCGGTCCGCGTTTCGGTAAGCTCAACTGAGCGCCCGATGACGCCATGGCGGCAAGAGAAATCACCGAGCAGCATGCAAAGCGCGGTGCGTGCTGCCCGGCGGGTGCGGGGCTTCACGCTGCTGGAACTGCTGGCCGTCCTGGCGATCATCGGGATTCTCGCCGCAGTCCTGATCCCGAATTTGATCGGCTTACGGAAACGCCCGCATGACCTGGAAGCGTTGCAATGCGGCAGCGCGATTGTCACCGCGCAGATCACGTATGAAAGTGAGCATCAGGGTGTGGCCGCGGACCGTCTTGATCAGCTCAAGACCCGTGACGTCAGTGGCGCGTGTCGGAAGGTGCAGGTCGCTGGTTTGAATGAGCTCACGGCTCAGGACGTGGAGGGGACGAATAATCTGAGTTCGTCCGGAGCCTCCGATGGGCTGTACGCTTTCAAAGTGTGGAGTGCGGAAGGCACGGGGATGTTTGTGTATGACCGGTGGACGGGGCAGCGGTTTGCGAGGGTAGCGTCGGTTTTTTTACACTAA